The genomic stretch AGTAACTGTGTGTCAAATTCTCCTCATGGTTGGCAAAATAAAATTACGAGACAAGATCTAGTGGTAAAAGCCAAAGGTATTTAATGTTAATAAGGAATTTAACTCcttttaaatgatttttttcaccAGGGTTTGTCTAGAATGAAGAGGAACCACATCCACTTTGCACCTGGAGAACCTGGTGAAGAGGGTGTGATTAGTGGTCAGTTAATGGTAGTTTCTTCCCTATATTTTTTTATCCTATTCTTGTTCCCAGACAATTAGATTCTTTCTGCCAGCCCATAATTAGTGACCTCTGGCTGAATCAGTACCTGGACGTCTTCAAAACTTGGACGTACCTTTTCCAATCAGgtaaaaaatttgaaacaggatTACAAAAGTAGGCGGCCCTACGACAACATTTGGAATATTTCAGAACCAGCCAGAGGTCATTGAATAAAGGAATGGCAGCCTTTGTTTATACCCACTGAATTAAAATCAAGTAGATCTAAACTAAAAGTAGTCTTGGTAATTTAATTTTGCCTCAGGAATGAGGAGAAGCTGTGAAGTCTTGATTTTCGTCAATCTCAAAAAGGCCTTGAGTGGTAAGACTCTTGAGGACATAAGTTGTATTCTCTTGAAGCCATCActttaataataaatttattattgtaACTTGACAGTCTCTATTCGTGCCTAGTAACCCTTTGCGTCATTTATTTATGAACCAAAcactttgttttgcttttcctATGTTTATAGATGGCTTCAAATTTTATAGATCGGCCAACAATGTTATTCTTTGTCCGGGAAATGATCAAGGCTTTCTGCCTCCTCGTTACTTTCAAAGTGTGGTTCAGATAAAACCAAGTAAGTTTTTAAAGTTAGTACCCTCTTTCCATGAAGTAGACTGATAATCCCAACTTGTAGAAATTCCTGTAAATGTGTGATACGATCGTCATCAACAGCTAGCATTTGGGACATAATGTTTAAAGCATTTGGGACTTGAATTTTATTGCAACTTGGTGGGCAACATTTAGTTACAGTTAATTTAAGACAATTTGGTTCCCAATTTGTTTTGGGCATTGGCTTTCTTGTCCCATAAATTCAATTTGTATTgctttgtcattttcttttcttaagcCCAGTCCACACAAGCAATCTTTTTGTGACAATTTTGTGTGgtaatttttatttgcttgtGAACTTGAGGAAATTTTGGCCAATTTGACAAATATATTTGTTGAAAAGGTGGCATGTTAGCTTTTACCAGTAATGTtgtgacaaataaaaaattcatgttGTCAAATACGAAAAACTGCTTGTGTAGACGACTCTTCACAAGGCAAATTCCTGCCCTTCAATGAGCACCATTGGAGAACTACCAGGCAACCTTGCCTTGTGTCTGCTTTATCTCTGCTGTCCAAAGGTATAGCTGACCCATATAACTGCTAATTGTCAACAACTAGGTATTGTTTGTTTTGTCATCTACACAATCAAAATTAATGTACTTGCCACATAAAATTGCTCATGTGGACATTGCTTTAAGGTCACTATTAGTGATGTTATAGGAATgaagtttacatgtacatgttttttttcctgtttcagCAAAAGAACTGCTAGCAACAGAATTTCCTTAACATGAATTGAGAAAACTTCAACACTTCTAGCACTTCTGCTCCATGTCCAGccatacaataataataataataataataataataataataatattgctggTGAGTAAAGAATTAATGGTACATGTTACCGGTATtttacaaaaactaaaattttgatttgttttcatttatttggcCAAGATGTCTTTCACTTGCTTCTTGAAACTTATTGCCATTATCCTATATGTTCTTGATGAAAATTTTACGTAAAGTTAGCAAGATTTTGTTAGAGGGAACCAAGATGCTCAATAATAAGTTTCAAATTTCTGTTCAAATTCAGCTAAGTGCAACCTGGCCCATAGTGCAATTCCTTGTTAAATGCCCAGGGCAGTGGTTGGTATTCCTGTATCAGCAAAGTTTTGTTTCCATAGAAACTCTGTCAAGTATGCACTGCCATTGCCACAGCTTTGCGAACAAGTGTAGATTGCTAGTGTTCCCCAGTCTACACTATCCTCAAAACTGTCCACATGCAAGTGGTTAAGCATCTGTGGCATAAcctgaaataaaaattgaaaattccttTGTCAACAACAACTGGAACAGTAGAGCAACTTTAAAGGGACATTATTTTTCCCCTTTGGTGTGGTATTTCCTATCCCTTCAATTGCACTTTAcactgtgatttttttttcataagaacAATAACAAGAGTACTAAAAAATGATGCtttaatattaaaattaatacCCAATAAACATCCCCTTTTGGGTCATATCATCCCATTTTTCCCCTGACAGCAGCAAAATTGTGTggcattaaccctttaactcccaatagtgccacttacatgtacagattttactctgtctaacaccagatgattttactcgtcaatggggaaccccacggggcttaaagcgttaacaacagctagattcactcaaatcctatgtccccattaaccctttaactcccaatagtgccacttatagattttac from Montipora capricornis isolate CH-2021 chromosome 12, ASM3666992v2, whole genome shotgun sequence encodes the following:
- the LOC138025199 gene encoding tRNA 2'-phosphotransferase 1-like isoform X5, producing MTEGFVFVDDLLKLRQFKHYCEDDIRQVVANNDKQRFALRDDPTTKRLQIRANQGHTMQVDDIELELITDHTKAPVVLHGTYRDCWPQIKAQGLSRMKRNHIHFAPGEPGEEGVISGMRRSCEVLIFVNLKKALSDGFKFYRSANNVILCPGNDQGFLPPRYFQSVVQIKPSKFLKLVPSFHEVD